Proteins encoded together in one Lathyrus oleraceus cultivar Zhongwan6 chromosome 5, CAAS_Psat_ZW6_1.0, whole genome shotgun sequence window:
- the LOC127081317 gene encoding uncharacterized protein LOC127081317, translating to MAFEKIIKYLQEPPILMPHVQDKPLIMYLMALDASMGCVLGQDDETGRKEHAIHYLSKKFTNYKRRYSLLEKTCCVLAWASKHLRKYMLTHTTHLIFKMDLIKYIFEKHALTGRVSCWQMALTEYDIQHVTQKAIKGSVLADYLAHQPMEDYQPMCFDFPDEGIMFIRDFNVPGPKEGPEPRS from the coding sequence ATGGCGTTTGAGAAGATAATAAAATATTTGCAAGAGCCACCGATCTTGATGCCTCATGTGCAGGACAAACCTCTTATTATGTACCTAATGGCTCTTGATGCATCTATGGGATGTGTTCTCGGACAGGATGATGAAACAGGTAGAAAAGAGCACGCAATCcactacctaagcaaaaagttcACCAACTACAAGAGAAGGTACTCActactcgagaagacatgttgtgtACTTGCTTGGGCTTCCAAACACTTAAGGAAGTATATGTTAACTCATACAACCCATTTGATATtcaaaatggatctgatcaagtacatttttgaaaagcaTGCTCTCACTGGAAGAGTTTCCTGTTGGCAGATGGCACTAACAGAATATGACATCCAACATGTCACacagaaagccatcaaaggtagtgtgTTGGCTGACTATCTAGCCCATCAACCCATGGAAGATTATCAACCTATGTGttttgacttccctgatgagggAATTATGTTCATTAGAGATTTCAACGTTCCAGGCCCTAAGGAAGGACCCGAACCAAGATCGTGA